The Pseudoalteromonas rubra nucleotide sequence AAATAGATAACCAGTCCCGCTGAACTTAATATTCTTAAGCAATGCAATGGCTTCTGACTCGGCGTGGTCTCCCTGCATGAGTGGCGTCAGGACTGTTTTTGCAATTTCCAGATAGGCCTTTAGCTCCACGCGTTTCATCCGCATCATCTCTTTTCGGCTCAGGTCGACCTGCACTTCATTGAGCTTTTTGGCTTCCAGATACGTGATTAAGGTCACAACCGATGAAATGATGATCACGGGGATCAGTGACAACAAGATCAATCTGGATTTTATTTTGAGTTTCATGTGACTGAGCCTCTTCATTGCGCTGGTTTAAGAGCGCTCTTCAACTGCTTTACCTGTTTGTGGTGACGTATCGTAAATGGACTGTTCCTTGTTGTAGTGCTTCAGGTACTCTTGCAATATTTTGTCGTATGTACCGTCCTTTTTTATATCTCGCAATGTTTGCTCTACTTCCAGCCTGGTTTTATCCAGCGTGCGCGTTTTAGAAAACGCAATATAACTGGGTATCTCATATCGGTAGCTCGGTACCTCTGCAACCAAGTCTTCAATCCCCAGCTGTTTAATGATTTCGAGCGCCCCCAATCTGTTTATCACGACCACTTCAACGCGGTCCGCAAGGAGCAACTCAAAACTCTTTTTACCTGTATCCGTTGTAACCACGTTCTCAAACACCCCCTTTTTTAGCGCAGTGTCAATTTCGGAGCCGTAGCTCACTTTGTGCATCACCGCTATTCGATAAGGTGCCAATGAGTTAAGCCGGCCATCGAAGTGAATGTTGTTTTTTCTCAACGTAAACAAGGCAATTGATTGTTCTATCAGGAGTTCGTCCGCATAATCCAAAAAGGTCAGTCTCTGTGGGGTTTTGTAAATGGTGAAA carries:
- a CDS encoding substrate-binding periplasmic protein is translated as MIIRRLFHVLIMFCLLGASVPEERVIKLVTLEYPPYEFQGKNGPSGIAVELVREVFRRMEQPYTIEILPWGRAIREVEIGRYDGIFTIYKTPQRLTFLDYADELLIEQSIALFTLRKNNIHFDGRLNSLAPYRIAVMHKVSYGSEIDTALKKGVFENVVTTDTGKKSFELLLADRVEVVVINRLGALEIIKQLGIEDLVAEVPSYRYEIPSYIAFSKTRTLDKTRLEVEQTLRDIKKDGTYDKILQEYLKHYNKEQSIYDTSPQTGKAVEERS